A genomic stretch from Terriglobales bacterium includes:
- a CDS encoding SDR family oxidoreductase: protein MNLGLKGKVAIVTGGARDIGRAISLELARSGAAVAVNYAASADRAAEVVNEIKAGGGNAVAVAADLRRPEGAAKLVKETRAALGDQIHILVNNAGGIVARKKMEEMDAAFWDEVMALNLRTLFLATQAALPHMAEGGAIVNLASQAGRDGGGTGAVAYSTTKGGVLTFTRGLAKELGPRKIRVNAVAPGLINTSFHDTFTKPEVRQRVAGMTPLGREGTAEEVAALVVFLASGASPFVNGAAVDINGGMYFS from the coding sequence GTGAACCTCGGGCTGAAAGGCAAGGTTGCCATCGTGACCGGCGGCGCGCGCGACATCGGCCGCGCCATCTCGCTGGAACTTGCGCGCAGCGGCGCCGCTGTCGCGGTCAACTACGCGGCAAGCGCGGATCGGGCCGCGGAAGTCGTGAACGAGATCAAGGCGGGCGGCGGGAATGCGGTTGCCGTCGCCGCCGACCTGCGCCGGCCCGAGGGTGCCGCGAAGCTGGTGAAGGAAACGCGCGCGGCGCTGGGCGACCAAATCCACATCCTGGTGAACAACGCGGGCGGGATCGTGGCGCGCAAGAAGATGGAAGAGATGGACGCCGCGTTCTGGGACGAAGTCATGGCGCTGAACCTGCGCACGCTCTTCCTGGCGACGCAGGCGGCGCTGCCGCACATGGCCGAGGGCGGCGCTATCGTGAATTTGGCGTCGCAGGCCGGACGCGACGGCGGCGGCACGGGCGCGGTTGCGTATTCCACCACCAAGGGCGGCGTGCTCACGTTTACACGCGGGCTGGCGAAGGAACTCGGCCCGCGCAAGATTCGCGTGAATGCCGTCGCGCCGGGGCTGATCAACACCAGCTTTCACGACACCTTCACCAAGCCGGAAGTGCGCCAGCGCGTGGCCGGCATGACGCCGCTTGGCCGCGAAGGCACGGCCGAGGAAGTTGCTGCGCTGGTCGTGTTTCTCGCCTCGGGCGCGTCGCCCTTCGTGAACGGCGCGGCGGTGGACATCAATGGCGGGATGTATTTTTCGTAA
- a CDS encoding GntR family transcriptional regulator produces MAAGVAPVKPPSVNGHIYWPPQLERLSRVAKNHFVRAASTVRFSINPQSQLSPAEQIREQLLYHIHLGILRPGSRLPTVRDVATQTGLNLKTAFRAYRKLAKEGVVDIKPTRGVFVKYSTAAAERSYRRDLERFARRVLREGEQYSLSPRRVAQSLLHAAGIRAPAVRCAVLECNREQAGLFSEEIHRKLGIEAFPVLTTEPAKKLRSLLRDADLLVTTDFHWAEATAWGTRLRREPFRIGLNPEFHRILLRHARRHVFPMVLSDISFEPQFRQAVGGTAPEAVVNNLVFVHYRDHARLAQLLAEAPRAYVSPLIMDEVARHAPASVQLVTLRDMIAPESLALLRHKLLLNSR; encoded by the coding sequence ATGGCAGCCGGGGTCGCGCCCGTCAAGCCGCCATCGGTGAACGGACATATATACTGGCCGCCACAGCTTGAGCGCCTTTCGCGTGTTGCAAAGAATCACTTCGTGCGCGCCGCTTCAACAGTACGCTTCAGCATCAACCCGCAGAGCCAGCTCTCTCCCGCTGAGCAGATCCGCGAGCAACTGCTCTATCACATCCATCTCGGCATTCTGCGCCCGGGCAGCCGCCTGCCCACGGTGCGCGACGTCGCCACGCAAACCGGCCTCAACCTGAAGACCGCCTTCCGGGCTTACCGAAAGCTCGCAAAGGAGGGCGTGGTCGACATCAAGCCCACGCGCGGCGTCTTCGTGAAGTACTCCACCGCCGCCGCCGAGCGCTCCTACCGCCGCGACCTGGAGCGCTTCGCCCGCCGCGTGCTGCGCGAAGGCGAGCAGTACAGCCTCTCGCCGCGGCGCGTGGCTCAATCGCTGCTGCACGCCGCCGGCATCCGCGCTCCCGCTGTTCGCTGCGCCGTACTGGAGTGCAACCGCGAGCAGGCCGGACTGTTCAGCGAAGAAATCCACCGCAAGCTCGGCATCGAGGCCTTTCCGGTACTCACCACCGAACCGGCAAAAAAGTTACGCAGCCTGCTGCGCGACGCCGACCTGCTGGTGACCACCGATTTCCACTGGGCCGAAGCGACCGCCTGGGGCACGCGGCTGCGGCGCGAGCCGTTTCGCATCGGCTTGAACCCCGAGTTCCACCGCATATTGCTGCGCCACGCCCGCCGCCACGTCTTCCCCATGGTATTGAGCGACATTTCCTTCGAGCCGCAATTCCGCCAGGCGGTGGGCGGCACGGCCCCGGAGGCGGTGGTGAACAACCTGGTGTTCGTCCACTACCGCGACCACGCGCGGCTGGCACAGTTGCTCGCCGAAGCGCCCCGCGCCTACGTTTCCCCGCTTATCATGGATGAAGTTGCCCGGCACGCGCCCGCCAGCGTGCAATTGGTGACGCTGCGCGACATGATCGCGCCCGAATCGCTCGCCCTGCTGCGTCACAAGCTGCTGCTCAACTCGCGCTAG
- a CDS encoding IclR family transcriptional regulator, whose translation MLDRALGVLGILTEKGPGMSLLEVSRALGLHKSTAHRLLMVLERHRLIEKNGEGRYRLGLKLFELGTRAVSQLDIRERARPYLERVVMETGETAHLCVYDDGEVVYVDKVEPERSVRLASSIGRRTPAYCTAVGKAIMASLPAAEVERAVQRIGMRPLTRHTLTTLAELRNELTKVRRQGYAVDNEENEEGVRCVGAVVWGYTHEPLAAISVSGPSFRVSNEKVPLLARSVTAAAEALSSELGFRMAKRRAAR comes from the coding sequence GTGCTTGACCGCGCCCTCGGCGTGCTGGGAATCCTAACGGAAAAGGGTCCCGGGATGTCGCTGCTGGAAGTGTCGCGCGCGCTCGGGCTGCACAAGAGCACGGCGCACCGGTTGCTGATGGTGCTGGAGCGCCATCGTCTGATCGAGAAGAACGGCGAGGGGCGCTACCGGCTCGGGCTGAAGCTGTTCGAGCTGGGCACGCGCGCCGTTTCGCAGCTCGATATTCGCGAGCGCGCGCGTCCGTACCTGGAGCGCGTGGTCATGGAAACCGGCGAGACGGCGCACCTGTGCGTTTACGACGACGGCGAGGTTGTGTACGTCGACAAGGTCGAGCCGGAGCGCAGTGTGCGCCTGGCGTCGAGCATCGGCCGGCGGACGCCGGCGTACTGCACCGCGGTAGGCAAGGCGATCATGGCGTCGCTGCCCGCCGCCGAGGTGGAACGCGCGGTGCAGAGGATCGGCATGCGGCCGCTCACGCGCCATACCCTCACCACGCTGGCGGAGCTGCGCAACGAGCTGACGAAAGTCCGGCGGCAGGGCTACGCGGTGGACAACGAAGAAAACGAAGAGGGCGTGCGCTGCGTGGGCGCGGTGGTGTGGGGCTACACGCACGAGCCGCTGGCGGCCATCAGCGTCTCAGGGCCGTCGTTCCGCGTGAGCAACGAAAAGGTGCCGCTGCTGGCGCGCTCGGTGACGGCGGCGGCGGAAGCGCTCTCGTCGGAGCTGGGATTCCGGATGGCGAAGCGGCGGGCGGCGCGTTAG
- a CDS encoding FdhF/YdeP family oxidoreductase: MKRSSHWVSLVPYGLNQQHPNNYKDMLDAFWENRDNLGYAWRILRDGCCDGCALGTSGMRDWTMKGVHLCAVRLQLLRLNTMPAMDWRLLEDVERLRGLSEKQLRKLGRLPVPMIRHRGAKGFRRISWDEALDAAAQGLKQTNPHRLAWYVTSRGLTNEAYYAHQKVARFFGTNSVDTSARVCHAPSTAALNATVGVAATTCSYSDWIGADLLVFVGSNVAANQPVATKYLYYAKKAGTRIFVVNPYREPGMDRYWVPSVTESALFGTQIADDFFLIRTGGDIPFFYGVLKHLVENNWLDREFIAERTIGFADVEAKARAFSWEELERGSGLPRADMLRFAESFGRARHAIMVWSMGVTQHRHGSDNVRAIVNLQLARGFVGRPHTGLMPIRGHSGVQGGAEMGAQPGAYVLGSAVNEDNARRFSAPTMWGFEPPAWKGMTATECILAAERGELDALWQSGGNFAQTLPQPDRVDRALGRVRLRIHQDIVANRSMLVDPGETVVLLPSRTRYEQRGGGTETSTERRVIYSPEIPGPRPGEALDEWEIPVLVARRAHPERANTAFPWQNTQDIRGEIDRVCPAYRGIGSLKRKGDNFQCGGPRLLGESFLTADGKGHFSAVNLPDQNIPAGRFLLSTRRGRQFNSIVHAGFDPLTGAERDQVFMSQVDADQLGVADRDPILLRNELGEFHGRVKIAEVRPGCLQAHWPEVNGLIPAGQLDTSGVPDYNAIVEVVPARPSSGT, encoded by the coding sequence GTGAAACGTTCTTCCCACTGGGTCAGCCTCGTCCCCTATGGCCTGAACCAGCAGCACCCCAACAACTACAAGGACATGCTCGACGCGTTCTGGGAGAACCGCGACAACCTGGGCTACGCGTGGCGCATTCTCCGCGACGGCTGCTGCGACGGCTGCGCCCTCGGCACCAGCGGCATGCGCGACTGGACGATGAAGGGCGTCCACCTGTGCGCCGTGCGCCTGCAACTGCTGCGGCTGAACACCATGCCCGCCATGGACTGGCGCCTGCTCGAAGACGTGGAGCGGCTGCGCGGCCTCTCGGAAAAACAACTGCGCAAGCTCGGCCGGCTTCCCGTGCCCATGATTCGCCATCGCGGCGCGAAAGGATTCCGCCGCATTAGCTGGGACGAAGCCCTCGATGCGGCCGCGCAGGGCCTGAAGCAGACCAACCCGCATCGCCTCGCCTGGTACGTCACCTCGCGCGGCCTCACCAACGAGGCCTACTACGCGCATCAGAAGGTGGCACGCTTCTTCGGCACGAACAGCGTGGACACCAGCGCCCGCGTCTGCCACGCGCCTTCGACCGCCGCCCTGAATGCGACGGTCGGGGTAGCGGCGACCACGTGCTCCTACTCGGACTGGATTGGCGCCGACCTGCTCGTCTTCGTCGGGTCGAACGTCGCGGCCAATCAGCCGGTCGCAACCAAGTACCTGTACTACGCGAAAAAGGCCGGCACGCGCATCTTCGTCGTGAACCCGTACCGCGAGCCCGGCATGGACCGCTACTGGGTGCCCTCAGTCACCGAGAGCGCGCTGTTCGGCACGCAGATCGCCGACGACTTCTTCCTCATACGCACCGGCGGCGACATTCCATTCTTCTACGGTGTGCTCAAGCACCTGGTCGAAAACAACTGGCTCGACCGCGAGTTCATCGCCGAGCGAACCATCGGCTTTGCAGACGTCGAGGCCAAAGCCCGCGCGTTTTCCTGGGAAGAGCTGGAGCGCGGCTCGGGCCTCCCGCGCGCCGACATGCTGCGCTTCGCCGAATCGTTCGGCCGCGCGCGTCACGCCATCATGGTGTGGAGCATGGGAGTCACGCAGCATCGCCACGGCAGCGACAACGTGCGCGCCATCGTAAACCTGCAACTGGCGCGCGGCTTCGTCGGACGCCCCCACACCGGTCTCATGCCCATCCGCGGACATAGCGGCGTCCAGGGCGGCGCCGAAATGGGCGCCCAGCCCGGCGCTTACGTTTTGGGGTCAGCCGTAAACGAAGACAACGCCCGTCGCTTTTCCGCCCCAACCATGTGGGGCTTCGAGCCGCCCGCGTGGAAAGGAATGACCGCCACCGAGTGCATCCTCGCCGCCGAGCGCGGCGAACTCGACGCGCTGTGGCAATCGGGCGGCAATTTCGCGCAGACCTTACCGCAGCCCGACCGCGTGGACCGCGCCCTCGGACGCGTTCGCCTGCGCATTCACCAGGACATCGTCGCCAACCGCTCCATGCTCGTGGATCCCGGCGAAACCGTCGTGCTGCTGCCCAGTCGCACCCGCTACGAGCAGCGCGGCGGCGGCACGGAAACCAGCACCGAGCGCCGCGTCATCTACTCGCCGGAGATTCCCGGCCCGCGCCCCGGCGAAGCGCTCGACGAATGGGAGATCCCGGTCCTGGTTGCCCGCAGGGCCCACCCCGAGCGCGCCAACACTGCCTTCCCATGGCAAAACACGCAGGACATCCGCGGCGAAATCGACCGCGTGTGCCCCGCCTACCGCGGCATCGGGTCTCTCAAAAGAAAGGGCGACAACTTCCAGTGCGGCGGCCCGCGCCTGCTTGGCGAAAGCTTCCTTACTGCCGACGGCAAGGGCCACTTCAGCGCGGTCAACCTGCCCGATCAGAACATCCCCGCCGGCCGGTTTCTGCTGTCCACCCGCCGCGGCCGCCAGTTCAACAGCATCGTGCACGCCGGCTTCGATCCGCTCACCGGCGCCGAGCGGGACCAGGTCTTCATGTCGCAGGTTGACGCCGACCAGCTCGGCGTCGCCGATCGCGATCCCATCCTGCTGCGCAATGAACTGGGAGAATTTCACGGGCGGGTGAAGATCGCCGAAGTCCGCCCCGGCTGCCTGCAAGCCCACTGGCCTGAGGTCAACGGGCTGATCCCCGCGGGCCAGCTCGACACCAGCGGCGTGCCGGACTACAACGCAATCGTGGAAGTGGTTCCGGCGCGGCCGAGCTCCGGCACCTAG
- a CDS encoding ABC transporter permease has translation MNWKTFRAMLARDAHVARRNLAVVLVQTMLQPLMFVFVFGQVMVRSGMMVSSYKAILLPGIMGVAMTFSGVQAVAMPLLAEFQFTREIEDRLLAPMRMEWLVAEKILAGMVQALISGAIVVPAAWLLLGRNVGISFERPWLFAAVVLLVALFSAAGGLTLGVSMGQTHIGLMFSLVLAPMIFFGCAYYPWSALNSFPILQKVVLLNPLVYANEGLRGTLAPQFPHMPIAVVLGALVVVDTLLVMAGLNRFAARAIS, from the coding sequence TTGAACTGGAAAACGTTCCGGGCAATGCTGGCGCGTGACGCGCACGTGGCGCGGCGCAATCTGGCGGTGGTGCTGGTGCAGACCATGCTCCAGCCGCTGATGTTCGTCTTCGTCTTCGGACAAGTGATGGTGCGCAGCGGCATGATGGTTTCCAGCTACAAGGCCATCCTGCTGCCCGGCATCATGGGCGTGGCCATGACGTTCAGCGGCGTGCAGGCGGTGGCCATGCCGCTGCTGGCCGAGTTCCAGTTCACGCGCGAGATCGAAGACCGGCTGCTGGCGCCCATGCGCATGGAGTGGCTGGTGGCGGAAAAAATCCTGGCCGGCATGGTGCAGGCGCTGATCTCAGGCGCGATCGTGGTGCCGGCGGCGTGGCTGCTGCTGGGACGCAACGTGGGCATCAGCTTCGAGCGTCCGTGGCTGTTTGCGGCGGTGGTGCTGCTGGTGGCGCTGTTCTCCGCCGCGGGCGGCCTCACGCTCGGCGTGAGCATGGGGCAGACGCACATCGGACTGATGTTCAGCCTGGTGCTCGCTCCGATGATCTTCTTCGGCTGCGCCTACTACCCGTGGAGCGCGCTGAACAGTTTTCCCATCCTGCAAAAAGTGGTGCTGCTGAATCCGCTCGTTTATGCCAACGAAGGCCTGCGCGGAACGCTGGCGCCGCAGTTTCCCCACATGCCGATCGCCGTCGTCCTGGGCGCGCTGGTGGTGGTGGACACGCTGCTGGTGATGGCAGGGTTGAACCGCTTCGCGGCCCGGGCGATCAGCTAG
- a CDS encoding MFS transporter, whose product MFDLERGMGVLQVQATAPERIATKADFRVAGLRWWIIGLVFLATLINFLDRLTISVLSPVLRATWQLSNLQYATLGTWFLLAYTVSHSVSGKFYDRVGVRRGFTCSVLVWSVAAMLHAAARGLGSLSLFRALLGFGEAGNWPGAAKVVAEWFPARERAFGLAIFNSGAALGSVVAPPLIVWLQYRFGWQAVFLITGSLGFLWVALWLAVYRRPEEHRWLGEKERALIEEGSAASASTSRTRPRWRDLFGYRQVWGIVAARLLVDPVWWLYIFWLPEYLNKVRGFSLAQIGLFAWAPYLAADAGSLAGGFASGVLMRRGWSVDRARKTVMLISAAMMPAGILAERAESAMVALVWIAVVLFGFQAWINNLQAMPSDLFPASAVGSVAGLGGSGAGIGSMLFILATGWVVDHFSYRPVLITAGLLAPIGAAVLFWLTPKIEMLDLGAAEATA is encoded by the coding sequence TTGTTTGATCTGGAGCGGGGGATGGGTGTTTTGCAGGTGCAGGCAACAGCGCCGGAGAGGATCGCGACCAAGGCAGATTTTCGCGTTGCCGGCCTGCGCTGGTGGATCATCGGGCTGGTTTTCCTGGCCACGCTCATCAATTTTCTCGACCGGCTGACGATCTCGGTCTTGTCGCCGGTGCTGCGCGCCACCTGGCAGCTTTCCAACTTGCAATACGCGACGCTGGGGACATGGTTCCTGCTGGCGTACACGGTGAGCCACAGCGTCTCCGGCAAGTTCTACGACCGGGTGGGCGTGCGGCGCGGGTTCACCTGCTCGGTGCTGGTCTGGTCGGTCGCGGCGATGCTGCACGCGGCGGCGCGCGGGCTGGGATCGCTGAGCTTGTTTCGCGCGCTGCTCGGATTCGGCGAAGCCGGCAACTGGCCGGGTGCGGCGAAGGTGGTCGCCGAGTGGTTCCCGGCGCGCGAGCGCGCGTTTGGACTGGCCATCTTCAACAGCGGCGCCGCGCTCGGATCGGTGGTCGCGCCGCCGCTCATTGTGTGGCTGCAATATCGTTTCGGTTGGCAGGCCGTGTTCCTCATCACCGGCTCGCTCGGATTTCTGTGGGTCGCGCTGTGGCTGGCGGTGTATCGGCGGCCGGAGGAGCATCGGTGGCTTGGTGAGAAGGAACGCGCACTGATCGAAGAGGGAAGCGCGGCGTCAGCTTCGACATCGCGGACGCGCCCGCGCTGGCGGGACCTGTTTGGGTATCGCCAGGTCTGGGGAATTGTTGCGGCGCGGCTGCTGGTGGATCCGGTGTGGTGGCTCTACATCTTCTGGCTGCCGGAATACTTGAACAAAGTCCGCGGCTTCAGCCTGGCGCAGATCGGGCTGTTCGCGTGGGCGCCGTACCTGGCGGCCGACGCGGGGAGCCTCGCGGGCGGATTCGCCTCGGGCGTGCTGATGCGGCGCGGCTGGAGCGTGGACCGCGCGCGCAAGACCGTCATGCTGATTTCCGCGGCGATGATGCCCGCGGGAATTCTCGCAGAGCGCGCCGAGAGCGCCATGGTCGCGCTCGTGTGGATTGCGGTGGTGCTGTTCGGCTTCCAGGCGTGGATCAACAACCTGCAGGCGATGCCGAGCGATTTGTTTCCCGCGTCGGCAGTGGGCAGCGTCGCGGGACTCGGCGGTTCGGGCGCGGGTATTGGCAGCATGCTGTTCATTCTGGCCACGGGTTGGGTGGTGGACCACTTCTCGTACCGCCCGGTGCTGATCACCGCCGGCCTGCTGGCGCCCATCGGCGCCGCGGTGCTGTTCTGGCTGACGCCGAAGATCGAAATGCTCGACCTTGGCGCGGCGGAGGCGACGGCGTGA
- a CDS encoding ATP-binding cassette domain-containing protein: protein MQTAVLPDAARSEFQSRARIGVRTEDLRKVYASAGPAATPAGMSIMPLGRAQSADKKDKDKKKSAGVVALDGISLQVEPGEIFGLLGPNGAGKSTTVGILTTRVRPTGGRAFIGDYDVWRQPVEARRLIGVVQQRPNLDFALTAREILHFHAAYFGLGPKERARRANDLLERFQLADRADDSARNFSGGMMQRLSIARAMMHDPAVLFLDEPSTGLDPQTRLLLWGIIREYNQAGKTVLLTTHNMEEADALCQRIAIIDHGKLIALGTPAELKTSIPGGYVVRLRFSGTAATLEQRLKQLAGVREVQSNIGGADVYADRGGSLVPELVAALGELQVELTDVHISEPSLENLFLHHTGRSLRD from the coding sequence ATGCAAACGGCGGTACTGCCAGACGCAGCCCGCAGCGAATTTCAGAGTCGCGCGCGCATCGGTGTGCGCACCGAAGACTTGCGCAAGGTCTACGCATCGGCAGGGCCGGCAGCCACGCCCGCCGGCATGAGCATCATGCCGCTGGGACGCGCGCAGAGCGCCGACAAGAAAGACAAAGACAAGAAGAAGTCGGCGGGCGTGGTGGCGCTCGACGGCATCTCGCTCCAGGTCGAACCCGGTGAAATCTTCGGGCTGCTGGGACCGAACGGCGCCGGGAAGAGCACGACCGTCGGCATCCTGACCACGCGCGTGCGTCCGACGGGCGGGCGCGCGTTCATTGGCGACTACGACGTGTGGCGCCAGCCGGTGGAGGCGCGGCGGCTGATCGGCGTGGTGCAGCAGCGCCCGAACCTCGACTTTGCGCTCACCGCCCGCGAAATCCTGCATTTCCACGCGGCGTACTTCGGCCTTGGGCCGAAGGAGCGGGCGCGCCGCGCCAACGACCTGCTGGAGCGCTTCCAACTGGCTGATCGGGCCGACGATTCGGCACGCAATTTTTCCGGCGGCATGATGCAGCGGCTCTCCATCGCGCGCGCCATGATGCACGATCCGGCGGTGCTGTTCCTCGACGAGCCCTCCACGGGCCTCGATCCGCAGACGCGCTTGCTGCTGTGGGGCATCATCCGCGAGTACAACCAGGCGGGGAAGACGGTGCTGCTGACCACGCACAACATGGAAGAGGCCGACGCGCTCTGCCAGCGTATCGCCATCATCGACCACGGAAAGCTGATCGCGCTGGGCACGCCGGCCGAGCTGAAAACCTCGATCCCCGGCGGCTACGTGGTGCGCCTGCGCTTCAGCGGAACCGCGGCCACGCTCGAACAGCGGCTGAAGCAGCTGGCGGGCGTGCGCGAGGTGCAGTCGAACATTGGCGGCGCCGACGTCTATGCCGATCGTGGCGGGTCGCTGGTGCCCGAGCTGGTGGCGGCGCTGGGCGAGTTGCAGGTGGAGCTCACCGATGTGCACATCTCCGAGCCGAGCCTTGAAAACCTGTTCCTGCACCACACGGGAAGGAGCCTGCGCGATTGA